From the genome of Flavobacterium ovatum, one region includes:
- the murF gene encoding UDP-N-acetylmuramoyl-tripeptide--D-alanyl-D-alanine ligase: MNISAIHSLFLKCKSVSIDTRKIEEGSMFVAIKGERFDANTFAKEALKKGASYVIIDDNSCFIDNRTILVEDSLVALQKLAQFHREYLNLPIVALTGSNGKTTTKELIQVVLAQKFNTKATIGNLNNHIGVPLTLLSFTKDTEIGIVEMGANHQKEIEFLCELATPNYGYITNFGKAHLEGFGGVEGVIKGKSEMYQYLNKADGLAFVNLEDSIQVEKSKDLKSFSFSIQKTSADVNISSVKANPFVEVAFNAVEIKSHMIGLYNANNINAALTIGKYFKVDDLAIKEALEGYVSENNRSQMLTKGNNQIILDAYNANPSSMAVAIVNFVQLENVNKVMVLGDMFELGDESLEEHKAIVESTVITDDVRCFFVGEAFFKNKIVKSNFEFYQNFESFAESFKILKFQNSMMLIKGSRGMALERTLELL; this comes from the coding sequence ATGAATATTAGTGCTATTCACAGTTTGTTTTTAAAATGTAAATCGGTTTCAATTGATACGCGTAAAATAGAAGAAGGTTCTATGTTCGTGGCGATTAAGGGAGAGCGATTTGATGCTAATACTTTTGCCAAAGAAGCTTTGAAGAAAGGTGCTTCTTATGTGATTATTGATGATAATTCTTGTTTTATTGATAATAGAACTATTTTGGTTGAAGATAGTTTAGTGGCTTTGCAAAAACTAGCTCAGTTTCATCGTGAATACCTTAATCTACCTATTGTTGCTCTTACAGGGAGTAATGGTAAAACAACCACCAAAGAATTAATTCAAGTAGTACTAGCGCAAAAGTTTAATACAAAAGCAACGATAGGGAATTTGAATAATCATATTGGGGTTCCTTTGACTTTGTTGTCTTTTACTAAAGATACAGAAATAGGGATAGTAGAAATGGGTGCTAATCATCAAAAAGAAATTGAATTTCTTTGTGAGTTAGCAACTCCTAATTATGGCTATATTACCAATTTTGGAAAAGCACATCTAGAAGGCTTTGGAGGTGTTGAAGGAGTGATAAAAGGGAAAAGCGAAATGTATCAATATCTTAATAAAGCTGATGGGCTTGCTTTTGTAAACCTAGAAGATTCTATTCAAGTAGAGAAAAGTAAGGATTTGAAATCTTTTTCTTTTAGTATTCAAAAAACCAGCGCTGATGTTAATATATCTTCTGTCAAAGCTAATCCTTTTGTTGAAGTAGCTTTTAATGCTGTGGAAATCAAATCGCACATGATTGGGTTGTATAATGCTAATAATATAAACGCAGCGCTTACAATAGGAAAGTATTTTAAAGTTGACGATTTGGCTATAAAAGAAGCTTTAGAGGGTTATGTGTCTGAGAATAATCGTTCTCAAATGCTTACCAAAGGTAATAATCAAATCATTTTGGATGCTTACAATGCGAATCCAAGTAGTATGGCGGTTGCGATTGTTAACTTTGTTCAACTCGAAAATGTAAATAAAGTAATGGTGTTGGGTGATATGTTTGAGCTTGGTGACGAAAGTTTAGAAGAGCATAAAGCTATTGTTGAGTCAACTGTTATTACTGACGATGTGAGATGTTTTTTTGTTGGTGAAGCTTTCTTTAAAAATAAGATTGTGAAGTCTAATTTTGAGTTCTATCAAAACTTTGAAAGTTTTGCAGAATCATTTAAAATTTTAAAATTTCAAAATAGTATGATGCTAATTAAAGGGTCTAGGGGTATGGCTTTGGAGCGAACGCTGGAACTTTTGTAG